One genomic window of Chloroflexota bacterium includes the following:
- a CDS encoding DNA methyltransferase, which produces MGTSNWANRTIFTGDNLDIMRGMNSESVDLIYLDPPFNSNKNYAAPVGSKAAGAAFKDTWTLSDLDVAWMGLIADQEPAIYKLLEAARLTHGKGMQSYLCMMAIRLLEMRRVLRKAGSIYLHCDTTASHYLKMLMDATFGAKLYKAEINWQRTTAHSDSRTFGNVCDRILFYGASPINADAIRTPLAASYVKSHYSFEDLRGRYRTDNLTGPGLSAGESGQIWRNYDPSNIGRCWSAPKSGKYAEWIDENVIPGYLEIESVLARLDALEEADMLIHATKGAVPQLKRYLDASPGQVPSNNWTDISAVNSQAKERIGFPTQKPLKLLERVILASSKLGDVVLDPFAGCATACVAAESLGRQWVGIDLSPKAVELVNFRLKSALGSLYHYGFVTSREDIPKRTDVDAPIHYRQNKHVLFGRQEGVCNGCKMDFPFKIFDVDHVVPQSRGGTDHIDNLQLLCSSCNRIKGDRPMEYLVSKLTQLKEGVAFR; this is translated from the coding sequence ATGGGTACTTCGAACTGGGCTAACCGCACAATCTTCACCGGCGACAATCTCGATATCATGCGCGGCATGAATAGCGAGAGCGTTGACCTCATCTACCTTGACCCTCCCTTTAACTCCAACAAGAACTATGCTGCTCCGGTAGGTTCCAAAGCGGCGGGAGCGGCCTTTAAGGATACGTGGACTCTATCCGACCTAGACGTGGCTTGGATGGGTCTCATTGCCGACCAGGAACCTGCCATCTACAAGCTGTTGGAGGCGGCCAGACTGACACACGGCAAGGGCATGCAGTCATACTTGTGCATGATGGCAATTCGCTTGCTTGAAATGCGGAGGGTACTGAGGAAGGCTGGAAGCATTTACTTACATTGTGATACTACGGCGTCCCACTACCTCAAAATGCTCATGGACGCGACATTTGGAGCGAAACTGTACAAGGCGGAAATCAACTGGCAAAGAACGACCGCGCATAGCGACTCACGCACATTTGGCAATGTATGCGATAGAATCCTCTTTTACGGCGCGTCGCCTATCAATGCTGATGCCATCCGCACCCCTCTAGCCGCTTCGTATGTGAAGAGTCACTATAGCTTTGAAGATTTGAGAGGTCGGTATAGGACGGACAACCTAACGGGTCCCGGCCTATCAGCGGGCGAGAGTGGGCAGATCTGGCGAAACTATGACCCTTCAAACATTGGGCGCTGCTGGTCAGCTCCGAAATCCGGCAAGTATGCTGAGTGGATTGACGAAAATGTAATACCGGGATACTTGGAGATTGAGAGCGTGTTGGCACGCTTGGACGCATTGGAAGAGGCCGACATGCTCATCCATGCGACTAAGGGGGCTGTGCCACAGCTCAAACGTTACTTGGACGCTAGCCCAGGTCAAGTGCCAAGCAACAACTGGACAGACATTAGTGCGGTCAATTCACAAGCTAAAGAGCGTATAGGCTTTCCAACCCAGAAGCCCCTAAAGCTCTTGGAGCGCGTCATATTGGCGTCCAGCAAACTTGGGGATGTGGTCCTAGATCCCTTCGCTGGATGCGCAACCGCTTGCGTTGCAGCAGAGTCGCTGGGACGACAGTGGGTAGGAATTGACCTCTCGCCTAAGGCCGTGGAATTGGTCAACTTCCGCTTGAAAAGCGCGCTAGGTAGTCTCTACCACTACGGCTTCGTAACTTCCCGCGAAGACATACCAAAGCGTACAGACGTTGATGCGCCTATCCACTACCGCCAGAACAAGCACGTGCTATTCGGACGGCAAGAGGGTGTCTGCAACGGCTGCAAAATGGACTTCCCCTTCAAGATATTCGACGTAGACCACGTAGTGCCACAGTCTCGGGGCGGTACCGATCACATAGATAACCTGCAACTGCTGTGCTCCTCGTGCAATCGCATCAAGGGCGATAGACCAATGGAGTATCTGGTATCAAAATTGACGCAACTGAAAGAAGGCGTTGCTTTCCGGTGA
- a CDS encoding RelA/SpoT domain-containing protein, whose protein sequence is MAWVKPQYTKEKVDAAGRALIDEDSTASIHLEETLDIINNWRSSHAFPLNTMQMNLRGKATDADSGNLVAQRIKRLSSIRSKLERFDWLTLSEMQDIGGCRAVLRTVSAVEDVARAFKNSRIKHRLINEDDYIQCPKRTGYRGHHLIYSYFSDRTETYCGKKIEVQLRSRLQHTWATAVETVGTFTNQALKSSQGEKAWLRFFVLVSSVFAIKEERPIVHNTSEERNQLVDELKHYVECLDVVNRLRSYQAALRVTRTNPVLRRARYFLLELEPERPVLRIRSFPSNSLEVATEEYLEAEQRLRTKVGGDAVLVSVGSLDSLERAFPNYYLDTSRFLGEIESAIAR, encoded by the coding sequence ATGGCATGGGTAAAGCCACAGTACACTAAAGAGAAAGTTGATGCTGCGGGTCGAGCACTAATCGACGAAGACTCAACAGCGAGCATTCACCTCGAAGAGACCCTAGACATCATCAACAACTGGCGGTCTTCACACGCTTTTCCATTGAATACAATGCAAATGAACTTGCGTGGAAAGGCTACGGATGCTGATTCAGGAAATCTAGTAGCTCAGCGCATTAAACGCCTCTCTTCCATAAGGTCTAAGCTTGAGCGCTTCGATTGGCTCACGCTCTCTGAGATGCAGGATATTGGAGGATGTAGGGCGGTCCTAAGGACGGTAAGTGCCGTGGAGGATGTAGCTCGGGCATTCAAGAACAGTAGGATAAAACACAGACTCATAAATGAGGATGACTACATTCAGTGTCCAAAGAGAACTGGATACAGGGGGCACCACCTCATCTACAGCTATTTCAGCGATAGGACTGAAACATATTGTGGCAAAAAGATTGAAGTTCAGCTTCGTTCAAGGTTACAGCACACTTGGGCAACAGCAGTTGAAACGGTTGGGACATTTACTAATCAAGCGCTAAAGTCTAGTCAGGGCGAAAAGGCTTGGCTGAGATTCTTTGTTTTGGTGAGCAGCGTGTTTGCAATAAAGGAAGAGAGGCCGATTGTCCACAATACATCAGAGGAACGCAACCAATTGGTCGACGAATTGAAACACTACGTTGAATGCCTAGACGTAGTGAATCGTCTTCGTTCCTATCAGGCTGCCCTTAGAGTTACAAGAACTAATCCCGTACTAAGACGAGCTCGTTACTTTCTCCTGGAACTTGAGCCGGAGCGTCCAGTTCTAAGAATCAGGAGTTTTCCATCCAACAGCCTCGAAGTAGCAACAGAGGAGTATTTAGAAGCAGAACAACGCCTAAGAACGAAAGTTGGTGGAGATGCGGTTCTCGTCTCAGTTGGATCATTAGACTCACTTGAGCGGGCTTTTCCAAACTACTATCTTGATACGTCAAGGTTTCTCGGTGAAATTGAAAGTGCCATAGCTCGATAG
- the dnaX gene encoding DNA polymerase III subunit gamma/tau: MSRVVLYNKWRPQTFADVVGQEPTVRTLQNSLASGQIAHAYIFAGPRGSGKTSLARILAKALNCLQGVQPEPCSKCAACTDVVEGRFLDLVELDAASNRGIEDIRDLRERVNFAPVSGRYKFYLIDEVHQLTPEASNALLKTLEEPPEHAVFVLATTEIHRVLPTILSRCQRFDFRRIPVRALVGRLQEIAAAEKVSADPEALNILARMAGGSARDAVSLFDQAIIYASGGVTAEQVREMLGLANTAVVAEFVDTLARRDTREGLRVLSHAADQGLDMRQFARETIRYLRGTLLHKSGMEAAELLEMSEEEAALMDGLAGRISLAEIVQAIKLFSEAEQSLRLGVFPQLPVELALVEFCAAEDSSPPTSTRPVARRAPAGAPRREESPSVPPASTPAADSPPATRTGTTESKADAGDPAAADSPTPSPQPQADPPRTTNLEDSPLAEIQQRWDAVVDSFRRPNVHLRGVLRDCTPKSVQDRVLTLEFAHGWHRDQVRQPDNLFLVEKAVAQTIGRHFSIECTLAEKDSAASRYEKDPAHDPVVRKAQKLFPGTITFEDSDEDTPSSAEEM, translated from the coding sequence GTGTCGCGGGTGGTGTTGTACAACAAGTGGCGGCCGCAGACGTTTGCCGACGTGGTCGGCCAAGAGCCTACCGTGCGCACGCTGCAGAACTCCCTGGCATCCGGGCAGATCGCCCACGCCTACATCTTTGCGGGACCGCGCGGCTCGGGCAAAACTTCGCTGGCGCGCATCTTGGCAAAAGCCCTCAACTGCCTACAGGGCGTCCAGCCGGAACCATGCAGCAAGTGCGCCGCCTGCACGGATGTCGTGGAAGGCCGCTTCCTCGATCTGGTTGAACTCGACGCCGCCTCCAACCGGGGCATCGAGGATATTCGCGACCTGCGGGAGCGCGTGAACTTCGCGCCGGTGAGCGGACGCTACAAATTCTATCTCATCGACGAGGTACACCAACTCACGCCGGAAGCGTCGAATGCGCTCCTAAAGACGCTGGAAGAGCCGCCCGAACACGCCGTATTCGTGCTGGCAACTACCGAAATTCACCGGGTGCTGCCCACTATCTTGTCGCGGTGCCAGCGGTTCGACTTTCGCCGCATCCCCGTGCGGGCGCTGGTAGGGCGCTTGCAGGAAATTGCCGCTGCGGAGAAGGTCTCCGCCGATCCGGAAGCGCTGAACATCCTGGCGCGCATGGCCGGCGGCAGCGCCCGCGACGCGGTGAGCCTCTTCGATCAGGCAATCATTTACGCTTCCGGCGGCGTGACCGCCGAACAGGTGCGTGAGATGCTCGGCCTGGCCAACACGGCGGTGGTGGCCGAATTCGTCGATACACTCGCCCGCCGCGATACCAGGGAAGGCCTGCGGGTCCTTTCCCACGCCGCGGACCAGGGTTTGGACATGCGGCAGTTCGCGCGGGAGACCATCCGCTACTTGCGGGGTACGCTGCTTCACAAGAGCGGCATGGAAGCTGCCGAACTTCTTGAAATGAGCGAGGAAGAGGCCGCGCTCATGGATGGGTTGGCGGGGCGAATATCTCTCGCCGAAATCGTGCAGGCAATCAAGCTCTTTTCGGAAGCAGAGCAATCTTTGCGCTTGGGAGTTTTTCCGCAACTTCCGGTCGAGCTGGCATTGGTAGAGTTTTGCGCCGCTGAAGACTCCTCTCCCCCAACATCCACCAGACCTGTCGCACGGCGGGCGCCGGCGGGGGCTCCCCGACGAGAGGAAAGCCCATCTGTACCTCCGGCGAGCACGCCCGCTGCCGACAGTCCGCCGGCAACTCGAACCGGCACTACGGAATCGAAAGCTGATGCCGGCGATCCGGCCGCTGCCGACTCTCCAACGCCAAGCCCACAACCGCAAGCGGACCCGCCCCGGACGACGAATCTGGAAGACTCACCACTGGCCGAGATCCAACAACGCTGGGATGCCGTGGTGGACTCGTTCCGTAGACCAAACGTGCACCTGCGCGGTGTCCTGCGCGACTGCACGCCAAAGTCCGTACAGGACCGCGTGCTGACGTTGGAGTTTGCGCACGGATGGCACCGCGACCAAGTGCGCCAGCCGGACAACCTCTTTCTCGTGGAGAAAGCCGTCGCGCAGACGATCGGCCGCCATTTTTCAATTGAGTGCACGCTGGCGGAAAAGGACTCGGCTGCAAGCCGCTACGAAAAGGACCCCGCCCATGACCCGGTGGTACGCAAGGCCCAGAAACTCTTTCCCGGTACCATCACATTTGAAGACTCCGACGAGGACACGCCCTCTTCAGCCGAAGAGATGTAG
- a CDS encoding glucose 1-dehydrogenase, protein MLNAFDLTGRTVIVTGASRGIGRTTAEVLAAAGANVVAVARTESALQSLVQDILASGGKALAVRADVNVPEDTEMLVERTREAFGTVDALVNNAGEAGKHGAMGETSAADWDELIENNLRSAFLCSKAVFPTMEKQQHGSIVNMASISGQNGGQSARVHYAASKGGMIAFTKALARQMAPWGRANNIAPGQIDTGFARIPEDRLRVVLDRTPLQRLGKSEDIAYGVLYLASDASSFITGHTLSINGGMIMD, encoded by the coding sequence GTGCTCAATGCATTTGACCTGACCGGCCGGACAGTAATCGTCACCGGCGCGAGCCGCGGCATCGGCCGGACTACGGCGGAAGTGCTCGCTGCTGCCGGTGCCAATGTCGTGGCCGTTGCCCGTACCGAGAGTGCGCTTCAGTCTCTTGTGCAGGACATCCTCGCCTCCGGCGGCAAGGCGCTCGCAGTGCGCGCCGACGTGAACGTGCCCGAAGACACTGAGATGCTTGTGGAACGCACAAGAGAAGCCTTCGGCACGGTGGACGCGCTGGTGAATAACGCGGGCGAGGCTGGGAAACATGGGGCCATGGGCGAGACCTCCGCGGCCGATTGGGACGAACTGATCGAGAATAACCTGCGCAGCGCGTTCCTGTGTTCCAAGGCTGTCTTTCCAACCATGGAGAAGCAACAGCACGGCAGCATTGTCAACATGGCAAGCATCAGCGGACAGAACGGTGGCCAGAGCGCGCGTGTGCACTATGCGGCTTCGAAAGGCGGCATGATCGCGTTTACGAAAGCGCTCGCCCGGCAGATGGCGCCCTGGGGCCGCGCCAACAACATCGCACCCGGCCAGATAGACACCGGCTTCGCCCGCATTCCCGAAGACCGGCTGCGCGTTGTACTCGACCGCACCCCGCTGCAACGCCTCGGCAAGTCGGAAGACATCGCCTACGGCGTGCTCTATCTCGCCAGTGACGCTTCATCGTTCATCACCGGCCATACGCTTTCCATCAACGGTGGGATGATCATGGATTGA
- a CDS encoding cytochrome P450 — MAANASTAALGSPPGPGDFLGLRTLRAFKRDPLGSLQDLHLAYGEVVYSPLVNAPTYLLAHPDHVGYVLQANHRNYRRSRNSDKLKRALGNGLLTNDGASWLKQRRLMQPAFHRNRIVHFGETMTNETQKLLAEWQAEAPRGKPLDVSSEMMRLTLAIVSRTMFGATVVQEAEQLGPAISQLQEEAHRRQFVLFDVPEWVPLPHLRRAKAARVTIERVVTRMIEERRRTDRPTHNDLLAMLLDAKDAGTGEPMDDTQLRDEVRTIFLAGHETTSNALTWMWYLLARNPAAAEKLRAELAHVLGGRLPTVADLPQLPYTKMVVEESMRLLPPVWAISREAIADDEIGGYRIPSGSTVVVSQFITHRHPDFWEEPETFDPERFSPDRVKQRHRFAYFPFGGGPRLCIGSNFAMLEAQLILATIAQQYELELVPDHPVELEPLITLRPKHGVMMTLRPCTSGDKRDTGHARHTA; from the coding sequence TTGGCTGCAAATGCGAGCACTGCCGCGCTGGGCAGTCCGCCCGGGCCGGGCGACTTCCTGGGACTACGTACGTTGCGCGCCTTTAAGCGCGATCCTCTGGGGTCACTGCAGGACCTGCATCTCGCGTATGGCGAGGTCGTCTATTCACCCCTGGTCAATGCTCCAACATACTTGCTTGCTCACCCCGACCATGTCGGATACGTACTCCAAGCAAACCACCGCAACTATCGGCGGAGCCGCAACAGCGACAAGCTCAAGCGGGCCCTCGGCAATGGTCTCTTGACCAACGACGGCGCGTCCTGGCTCAAGCAACGCCGGCTCATGCAGCCGGCTTTCCACCGCAATCGCATTGTTCACTTCGGTGAGACCATGACGAACGAGACGCAAAAGCTGCTAGCGGAGTGGCAGGCTGAGGCGCCTCGTGGCAAGCCGCTGGACGTGAGCAGTGAGATGATGCGCCTGACTCTCGCCATAGTGAGCCGCACGATGTTCGGCGCCACAGTAGTGCAGGAGGCTGAGCAGCTCGGTCCGGCGATCTCGCAGTTGCAGGAAGAGGCCCACAGGCGTCAGTTTGTGTTGTTCGACGTGCCGGAGTGGGTCCCTTTGCCACATCTGCGCCGTGCCAAGGCCGCACGGGTGACCATCGAGCGAGTTGTAACGCGCATGATCGAGGAAAGGCGCCGCACGGACAGACCTACCCACAATGACTTGCTCGCCATGCTGCTAGACGCCAAAGACGCCGGCACCGGGGAGCCCATGGACGACACGCAACTGCGCGATGAGGTGCGCACAATCTTTCTTGCCGGGCATGAGACAACGTCAAACGCACTCACGTGGATGTGGTACCTGCTCGCGCGCAATCCTGCCGCCGCCGAGAAATTGCGGGCAGAGCTCGCTCATGTCCTGGGAGGCCGTTTGCCCACCGTGGCCGATCTCCCCCAGCTTCCGTACACCAAGATGGTCGTGGAAGAGTCCATGCGCCTGCTGCCGCCGGTCTGGGCCATTTCGCGTGAGGCAATCGCTGACGATGAGATTGGCGGGTACCGCATTCCATCTGGCAGCACGGTTGTCGTCAGCCAGTTCATCACGCATCGGCACCCCGATTTCTGGGAAGAGCCGGAGACCTTTGACCCGGAACGCTTCTCACCGGACCGCGTGAAGCAGCGCCATCGCTTTGCCTATTTTCCCTTCGGTGGCGGGCCCCGACTCTGCATCGGCAGCAACTTTGCGATGCTTGAAGCGCAACTAATCCTTGCTACGATTGCCCAGCAATACGAGCTGGAACTTGTGCCCGATCACCCGGTCGAACTGGAACCCCTCATCACTCTGCGACCCAAACATGGGGTGATGATGACGCTCCGTCCGTGTACCTCA